One region of Carya illinoinensis cultivar Pawnee chromosome 8, C.illinoinensisPawnee_v1, whole genome shotgun sequence genomic DNA includes:
- the LOC122274721 gene encoding uncharacterized protein LOC122274721 produces MNPFLNALHMLDEDYFDYEDLMIEAMALHRERHAAEGASSSHRPNSQPRMFIQCNPLGGHQCLWKDYFAQPPIYPSNIFRRRFRMSRDLFLRINSAFETHDDYFFQKRDASERLELSSLQNMTATIKMLAYGVTVMVDEYARIGESTTQLSMKKFVKAIMSIFRGEYLRSPTSNDIVRLLGVGQRCGFSRMLGNIDCMH; encoded by the coding sequence ATGAATCCCTTTCTAAATGCTCTTCATATGTTAGATGAAGATTATTTTGATTATGAGGATCTTATGATAGAAGCAATGGCCCTACATAGAGAACGACATGCAGCCGAGGGAGCATCTTCTTCACATCGTCCTAATTCTCAACCTCGTATGTTCATCCAATGCAATCCGTTGGGAGGTCATCAATGCCTTTGGAAGGATTACTTTGCTCAACCGCCAATATATCCGTCAAACATTTTTAGGAGGAGATTTCGAATGAGTCGTGATCTGTTTTTACGcataaattctgcatttgagACTCATGATGATTATTTTTTCCAAAAGAGAGATGCTAGTGAGAGGCTTGAATTGTCTTCCCTTCAAAATATGACTGCAACAATTAAGATGCTTGCATATGGGGTAACAGTGATGGTAGATGAGTATGCAAGAATTGGAGAAAGCACCACACAGTTGAGTATGAAGAAATTTGTAAAGGCAATCATGTCAATCTTTAGAGGTGAGTACTTGAGGTCTCCAACCAGCAATGATATAGTGAGGTTATTAGGAGTCGGACAAAGGTGTGGGTTTTCAAGAATGTTGGGTAACATTGATTGCATGCACTGA